One stretch of Juglans microcarpa x Juglans regia isolate MS1-56 chromosome 3D, Jm3101_v1.0, whole genome shotgun sequence DNA includes these proteins:
- the LOC121254149 gene encoding xylan glycosyltransferase MUCI21: MKKGDSRVLIMITWLAVVGLIFVVFNVYTISRTNYVMTHSMITKSQGADTNRSVPKSISHHEEKHMITAKDISCNRAHNFYDICSIKGPTVLDPTISTFFQMDPINSTPQKPLVEKVRPYARKWENFTMSRIKEVTLVSGPPFTKCQVQHKAPALVFSAGGYTGNFFHEFNDGFIPLYITINTIFPDQDIVLVISKARDWWVSKYSELLRAFSKYPIVNLDNDTSTHCFPSASVGMISHGFMTIAPKLIPNSKTFTHFRAFLHKAYGQNRKVQNHLSVSTPKKSRPLLVLLGRSGRGVGRLLLNQNEVKLEAEKVGFSVVVFEPTAGTALREAYALVNSSHAMVGIHGAALTHSLFLRPGSVLVQVVPLGAEWVSRVCFEISARAMGLEYMEYRIKAEESSLMEKYSKDEPIIKDPVAFRGRNWSPEIMSIYLKEQNVRLDLVRFREYLKEVYVKAKVFMDKEG; this comes from the exons ATGAAGAAGGGAGATTCAAGGGTACTGATCATGATCACATGGCTGGCAGTCGTAGGGCTAATTTTCGTGGTGTTTAATGTATATACGATATCAAGAACAAATTATGTCATGACCCATTCAATGATCACCAAGAGTCAAGGCGCTG ATACAAACCGCTCGGTACCCAAATCAATTAGCCATCATGAGGAAAAACACATGATTACAGCAAAAGATATCAGCTGCAACCGAGCCCACAATTTCTACGACATCTGTTCGATCAAGGGCCCAACAGTTCTGGACCCCACCATCTCCACATTCTTTCAAATGGACCCCATCAACTCAACCCCACAAAAGCCCTTGGTAGAAAAAGTCCGACCCTACGCCCGAAAGTGGGAGAATTTCACAATGTCCCGGATCAAAGAGGTCACCCTTGTTTCAGGCCCGCCATTCACAAAATGTCAAGTGCAACACAAGGCCCCCGCTCTGGTATTCAGCGCCGGTGGGTACACCGGAAACTTCTTCCATGAGTTCAACGACGGCTTCATCCCACTCTACATCACCATCAACACGATCTTCCCCGACCAAGACATCGTACTCGTGATATCCAAGGCTCGTGATTGGTGGGTCAGCAAGTACTCTGAACTGTTGCGTGCTTTCAGCAAGTACCCTATCGTAAACCTGGATAATGATACATCCACCCATTGTTTTCCTTCTGCCAGTGTGGGCATGATCTCGCATGGCTTCATGACTATCGCCCCTAAACTGATCCCAAACTCAAAGACCTTCACCCATTTCCGGGCCTTCCTTCACAAAGCCTATGGCCAAAACCGCAAGGTCCAAAACCATCTCTCTGTGTCTACCCCTAAAAAGTCTCGGCCACTTCTTGTTTTGCTTGGTCGCAGTGGCCGGGGCGTAGGCCGCCTGCTCTTGAACCAAAACGAAGTGAAACTCGAAGCAGAAAAGGTTGGTTTTAGTGTCGTTGTTTTCGAGCCAACGGCTGGAACAGCTTTGAGAGAGGCTTATGCGTTGGTAAACTCGAGTCATGCAATGGTGGGAATACATGGTGCAGCGCTCACGCATTCGTTGTTTCTGCGGCCTGGCTCGGTGCTTGTGCAAGTGGTGCCGCTTGGGGCGGAATGGGTATCGCGTGTGTGCTTCGAGATATCTGCTAGGGCCATGGGGTTAGAGTACATGGAGTATAGGATAAAAGCGGAGGAGAGTAGTTTGATGGAGAAATACAGCAAGGATGAACCGATAATAAAAGACCCTGTTGCTTTCCGAGGAAGGAATTGGTCCCCTGAGATAATGAGCATATATTTGAAGGAACAGAACGTTAGGTTAGATTTGGTTAGGTTTAGGGAGTACTTGAAGGAAGTGTACGTGAAAGCAAAAGTATTCATGGACAAGGAGGGATAA